The DNA region TCTGACCTCCAACTATAGCAACTTTGATGGCGATGACTCCAATTAGTATAGAGGAACAACAAAGAAAGACGGAAACAAAATGAAGAATAGTAAGGTATTATTCTTTTTGATAGTCAAATGCTGACTAGGTGTCTCAGTTCGTCCCCTTAGGTCAGATTAATTTCCAGAGAGATCAAAATTATTCACTTATGAAAGTTCTAGTGCAATGAAAAATTGGTATATGCTGTAGCAGAAAACCCAATACTTATATATGATTTGAGGCATTTACCCCTTTTATATTGTCAATAACCATACAGATGAAGAAACATTAGGTTAGCTTCTTCATACAACCAAACCAAGGTTTTGATAAAGAGATCATTTTTTTGTTAGTGAGGTATTTTCTAAAGACCTTGGGTCACACACAAGCAGTTTAATAGGCACTAACCATATCCTTCGAAATTTCCCAAGGGGCACCAATTATCACTTCATCTACATAGCGGCAAGCCAAAACACTCAAGCTTCTCTCATGGAGATTCATTATTGGACGATGATGTCCTCGAGTGGCACTACAAATGAAATATATATACAATGATTATTTCTCTGACCAACTTTCCCAATTAATTGATAAATGAGCTTGAAACTGAGTAAAGCAACCTGATTGTTTGATCTGTATGAATTCCTACAAGAAGGAAATCTCCAAGTTCTCGAGCAAGTCGTAGGATCTGCACATGAAGACAATAGTCAGGGCAATGGAAGACCATATCTTGGCAAAAATAGATCAGTCCGGAAATAAAGCAATTAACAATTTTTTTAACAAGCAACTCTAACGGAAAAGGAAAATGCTGTAATACTTCCCAGTGCACTAGCTGGATGTTTGACCTTTTAGAGTGACTGAAAGGTTGCTATTAAATGTTACTTCAAAGTCCAAGACAAAAGAATTGCCTCAACTATGCTAGAACCATGACCATAACATAGAATATTTACTATCTACGACATAAAACAGCAAAGTAATAATTTTAATTGTTGAGAAATGAGAAATTAGTAGTCATAAAATGGATACATTACGGTGCAATCTTGAGAGGTGAGGGGATGAGAAGTAAACCCAGCCTCCCCCCTTTGTCCACAGAGCAATATATTCAGGGTAGGCTGGTATTTCAGCATTCCAACACAGGAAATATTCATAGAGGTGGCAGCGACATGGGTTTTTTGAGTGCTCATAACTACCCAACCAGTGAAGGGTTCTTCTATACTGATTACTGCAGCAGTCACATTCCTCTCAACACAGCAAAGGTTTTTGCTGCTTGGCTTGGTAGCTTGGAAGTTGTCGGTTGTGAGGTGAGGAGGTTGAGTAGGCAACGCTTTCACTTGTTATTTTAAAATCTTCAGTCTTCTTGTTTCATCTCATTTAACTAAGAAGATAAGAAATGAGGACCACCTAACATCTTCAACAGTGAGGAATGAGGACCACACTCTTTGGTCTTCTCAATTCTCATATACTAATTATATATGCTGTAGCTTCTTTAAATTCCAACATTTTTTGTCCTTTTGTATGTAGATCCTATCCCAATACCTTGTAGCACCTATAATATATGCTCcatcatattttatttatttaaccaTGGTATGCATTTTTTGTTTAACATTGTTTATTATTTAACATTATAACTTCATTCAAGCATTATTATTACATTTGTTACAAATATAGAAGGTTATTCAAAGCACATctcataatttcttgtcatatttTTTTGCCCTTGATTGTTCATTAATGCACTTTTTTTGGTTAAATGTTTATtagctttatttttttaataggttGTTTGGAAAGTGACGACACCAGGAGTGGATGAAATTGGCAAAATCATTACTGTTCAGACGAATAAGTGTACACATATCCATTAAAATCCAGTTACTACCTTTGAGGATGGTTCAGTGATGCGAATTTGCTACCCTTTAGGAAGATCCAATAGGAACTGCTTGACTTTTGGTCCATTAAGGAGCATGGTGTGTTTTTAGGTTTTTGGATTATGCTACTCATCGTGTTATGAACTGTCCACACTGTAATTTAGTAGACAGACAGAAAATGGAATGATGACAATAATGTCGCAAAGAAACCGGGATCAACTGATGACTGAACAACAGAGATCACTGCTATTGTATGAAGCATGCAATGCTACCATGTTAGTAACAAGACACAAAAGACACATCCGAACTTGTAGATTCTCAGCCTTGATCACATCAAGGAATGAAAGCCTTGAAAAGACACCACTAGGATGTCCTTATAGTATTTCAAAAAATTAGATACCAACTCTATCCATTGTTATCAATTACTTCAATTGATACTAATTAAATTAGGGCTTTTGCAATTGGTGTGATTAACCTTATTCAACTAAAAGTTTGATACATTAGGAATGGCAAAATGTTTCATATGAAGTTTCCCCTCTGCTATAAGGAGAGAATCATAATGAAGCTATCAGGTTCCTAATTTCTGATGATGTTTCTCAATTGAAACATCCTATCTTTTTCTAATGGTACAAAAGGACTACTCAAAATCTAGGAAGAATGAGAATCTGAATGATGCAACATCCAATGATGAGCTTTAATTGTCCTGGAGTTGGTAATGCAGTGGACTtgtgttttgaatattttaaatagCACAAATTTCCTAAAAGTCAAATTTCCTTTTAAATGTCATGCATACAAAATGGAGTCATACAATTGCTGCAGTATAAACAGTGGAAAAGAAAGCATATCACACCTCCACATGTCCGGCATGGAATAAATCAAATGCACCATCCATGTAAATTATACGTGCATCAGGACCTGGACCCTGTATAAAAAATGGGGGAAAAAAATAAGGTAAGGACAAATACCATGACTAGACTTGAAgccaaaataaaatatatatatatatatatatatatagaaaagaacAAGAATTTAAAATTACACTAACAATGTTTCAGATAGCTAGAGCTGTTAACTTCACACAGTATTTATAATGATTAAATTAAAAGACACTTCCTGTGGTAAGAACACAAACACAAGAACCTGCTGACTCAGCATATCTCAGAATAATCTGTTTGCATAGCCTTGTGTTTACTGATTGTTAATTTGTATCTCCCAAGAGTAACACAATGTATGAAAACATAAAATTAGAATGTATGTCACACACTGCAAGTGGTGTTGATATAATTGACAAAGCTCAATTACAACAAAGAACATTGTTATTCTTCAACAAAATTTGGTGAACTATTATTTTAGTACAAGACCACAAGCACATCCTTTTTGACAAACACTAACAAAATCTCAAACTATTCACCAATAGAAAAGTGATGCCAATTGTCAAGAAATGAATTTTCTAGTTGGAATATAATTTTTAGTCAAAAGATAGTAGCAAATATGCCAACTATAATAATAGCATTTAATATAGAAAATGCTCTAGTATTATACCTTGCCATTTGAAAATTGCACTATTCGCCGAGATGTAGGCAAGAAATGGGATATCCGAGTTCCTGCAGCAGACCCTGCGTCGTCAACTTTCTGGTTGTGTCCATGGCTGAACTGCCTTTGCAAAGAAGAATGATTACTACCACCAAGTGATCTCTCCCTTACACAAAGTAGCATGCGACCTGCATATGCTAATTTCAATAGGTACCAGCATAGAATTCAAATGTGCTAAGAGACAAGTTAAGTTTAATGGACTctagaataaaagaaagaaactaaaacatTGATAAATGAGAAAACTGGACAATGTTATATAGGGAATACAACCAGTGGTAGTATCAGTATTGATTTTGTCACAAGTTGTCTCTACATATTCATCCTTGGCATTGCAACTTTCAATCCCCATGACCATTGAGTAGGAATGGGCATCATACTCAATCTATGGCAAAtagaaatattttcttattcGTTGTAAAGGACAACCAAAAAGGAAAGAAGCCAAGTTGAAGCTAGAGGAAGAACACAAAACATCAATTTCTCATTGGAAGAGACGGCCAAAGAACAAGATAATAAAGATATTATAGTGCTTGAAGGACAAGAATCAAATAATGGTATTGTTTTTCCTTACACGTTGTAAAGGTCAGCCCAATCAGAGATTCTAACATCTCATAAATGGTTTAGTTTTACTCATTGGAGGAGAATGATGCACACAATCAAAAGACAttgattcaaattttaattcTCTAATTGATTTGGTAATTGCCGTATTTTAGGTGTTGAaagtttaatatttattaatttgattggatTATCTTCTAATTTGAAAGGAGTCCTTTTGATTTACAATTGAATCTAGAATCTATAAAAGAGTTGTTGTTTCAatgtatttttttcaatttataatttataaaatttagctTTAATCTCTTCAGCTTGATATGCATGTGTTCTTTTGCTGTGTGAGGTAGTTATCCCTAATTTcattaattttatgttaattttctATGTTAGTTGATGATTTCAATTTAGTGCTGTGTCAAAATAGAAagcaaaaaaatatatttagacCACTATATAGATCTAGAAATTCCCAGATGGAGACAAATACAAAGGTAATGACAGTGATAGGCCAATGTGAAAACTTTGCAGAATGCAAAATGCAGATCTGTGTTGCCAACACAGCACTTTACCTAGGGGCAAAAATCTTCCACATGGATCTTAATGCGGCAAGGTATGCATTATGATAAAATTGAACAGGTAGTCACATGTTTTAAGATGAATGCAAGCCGATCATGTAGCAAATATTGAAAGCTGAACTGGATCAAATTCACAACAACAAATCAATTTATGCACTTCTACGATGGATGATATGAATTTGAAAATCTAAGGGATGCTGATAAGCAACTGAAGACCTTGTAATGAGGAATCTGTTGAGAgcatcaaaaaatatattttatgatCTGCTAACAAGATTGTGCTTGAATATGTTGTCACTTGTCACTAAATAATCTAAATCAAACTTAACAGGTACTCTAGCAAGAATTCCTATATTTTAATCCTACCGATTTGGCATTCGGGTTACAAAAGAATGCTAGAAATTAAAGgcaaatgataaattaaagtgcATGATCAGTACCGACAATATCGGTGCTCGATACTCCTTCAGttcttttaatttgtttataTCGACCAGCCTTCTTGGCCAGGGCATATGCATCAGTACCATCAGGAAGCAGACAAGGATCATCCCCATGGATAATATAATCTATCTGGTATTCAGTAAACAACTTATTCATGAATTCTTCAGTTATAGCATAAGGGGCATCTTGAATGACCTCATCAACCCACTTCACTGCACCTACCATAATCATCCTATCAAAATAGGAAATATGAAAGAATTACAAAAGTGATCATGTTTAGATCTTTATGTAACCATGAAGTGCAAAGCTAACTGATGTCACTGAAACTAAGACCATAATTGGCGTAATGAAGACTTTTACATAGACATAATAAGTTATTCTTAATTGGCCAATCCAGATGACTTGACAGTTACGAAAGAAGactaagaaaaaggaaaaaggaaagaggAGAAAGTGAATCAACTGATAGATAAAAATTGTGGTTTAGTATAAACGAGAATGCATATGAGTTTGAGATGAGATGTACTCAAAGTGATTATAACAAGATATAATGCAACATCTTAAACTTTTATGGTTAATATTGCTACAATAATACAACTTACATGTTAGCCCTTAACTCAGGCAAGAGCATCACACTACACTGCCATAGTTTTTTCTTTATGAATCAATTTGAGAGGGGAAATCTAGGGATTGTTGATACCATCACAATCATATCTAACATCAGATCCATATAAATTTTCTAACCTAGAGGGGAAATCAAGGGAAATGAAGGGATTGTTGATACCATCACAATCAAggaattgactgaaatggaagcCGTCACTGTGTCCTTACATGTTTGAAAAGTTGGGATATAGTAAAGCATATCAACCTTAGCAAAAGAAGATGAAATAGCATCATGATAGTTAAAGTGTCAATTCATGTTTGGTAGTAAGCGGTTGAGGACATCAAAACAGCAACCTCTCAAATTAGACATCCATCAAAACTTGAATCTGGAGAATTTGAATGATGAACTCATGGAAAAGAATTATAGtagaaacaaaattaaaaattaacatgAAGGTagtaaaaaatttcaaacaattgtCAATTATCAAGTGCTCAAACAAATTGGTCTTTATTTCTGACTTCTTTAGGGCGAACCTGAGAGCCAACACAACAATTCAAAGATAAGATTTGTATTTCAACCACTGAAATAAAAGGAAGTAATCATCATCAAATTGAAGTTTTTAATTACAGTTACTACTATTGAGGCAAAAAATCAATGCTAACCAGTGACAGAAGGATGCAGTAAGCCCTAATTATGAAGTACTGTTTAGAGTCATATATTAGGAATACGGGTAAAGGGGGGAAAACATCAGTTAACGTAGCGAAACCAAAGTCAAGACTACGAGAAAACGAAAGATTGGCAATTAATTGACCTAAAAGTACACAATAAAACCGAGCAATTGCCAGAgcacttttttaaaaaagaaaaagaagtcaAAGACAAGTTACAGTTTAAAATCCTATACTCCTCAGGTTAACCCTTaataagatgtcaaatgtccacctTTCATGGAGAGGAGTGACAGGCGGCCCCTTATTCGCCTTGATCTCTTCATCGCTCACCACCCCAACAACTAGCTGATCTCCGAGCGCCCGGGCCTGGCGCAGGGCATTGCAGTGGCCGTAGTGCATCATGTCGAAGCACCCGTCCATGTAGACCCTTACCGGACGCTTCCTCCGGCGGCGGATCCCGGGGAGCCTCACCCCGGGGAGAAAGGAAAGAGCGAGGAGGAGACCCCCTACAATGCACGCCACAGCGAATCTGGGGCTTCCGACAACCTCCATGGCGCACGCTCCGGATCCCATCAATCGGAGGAAGAGGGATGGATCTAAGTTGGAGCCTAGGGTTTCAGGTGGTCAGGAACCATCTTCGGAGCTCCACCAGCTTCCGCCGCAGACCTGGAGGGAGCACGGGTGGTTTTCCTCGGTTCTGGGGGCGCgtggagaagaagcaggagagagagagagagaggaggaggaggaggccggCAAGAAATCGGAGGAGAAAGCCGGAGGTGATGGATTAAATCACGGCCGTCGGATGGATAGGCGATATAGCCGCCGTCATTACAGCGTGAGGCGGTTATTGAGGAACGAATCGAGTGGCTCCTTCAAATGGTATATTATTTTCACACCATAGAATATCtcgttttatttcttttttttaaaaaaaaaaaaaaagaatgcaattttttttacttctcaaagtttagttttttttttaaaaaatgccaTCCAAAATTTTAATATCATCAGATGGTTGTTAACttaataacattaataattaagaaaaaatataaaaattaatagataattCAATAAGGTGATATGGAAACTTCtctctctttttaatttttttaggtaTTTAAGAATACTTTTTATAATGGACTCCacataaattaaatatttgataccaaaatatatatatatatatatatatatatatatatagaacttTGTTATGATTTCACGTTCTTTTCTTAAAGCCAAAGTCATTTGATATTTGTTAGCTAGTGGCTTTCTATACAAGTTAAAAGTGTCAAATAAATTAGAAATTctttgaaaagaaagaaaaaaaatgagaaaaaatacCATAAATTTTTAGTTCAAAAAACACCTTTTTGCATAAATTATTCACAAAGTATTATTATTTCTCTAGTATTATTGTATgaactacttttttttttttggctatatTTAATTTGTTCATACATATGTGTGTTTATTTTTCCACAAGATAGTAGTTTTTGTTTCGAAGTGTGTTAttcgattaaaattattttattgtcTGATTATCCGTAATTAATTACCCTAATTAAGGCATAGAGGGTCAATATTGTTGGTAGGGCCGCGCATGCGCGTACCCCTCTAACATAAATTATAACGTCCATTCTCTCACTTGTCGAGAAGGTAAAACAACAACGTCTACTTGTTGCACACATCTCGCCTCTTATGCACCTCCGCTTACTCTCTCCCTTTTCTCATTCACGATGTGGGACTACTGAAACCTTCGTCCCTTCTCCTTTGAAGCGGACAACCGAGCAACATCAAGTTTCCAACCTGCCTCCCTTCTGCAGTTTCATAGTGCATGGTTCGGCAGGAGCAACGCCGTCACTTCACTAACGTGCAAGTTCCACCAGCTTTTTTGTCTCCAAGTTCTCGTGAAGAACGACTTATACTTTCTCGTCAGTTTAGTTTCGAAGAGGAGATTGGCATGACCTTCACGTTTGGTTTCGTCGCATAAGGTAATGAACGGTTGCAGAGAACCACTGTTTCAAAATAGCAAGTGACTTTGCTTCAGATACTCAATGGAGTAGAACATGACGAACAAAATAAGTGAAACCATGCGTCTTGCATGTTCATGTTATAAAAGCTTCATATCGTTTGCATAGTGGAGTCCGTATCACCTTATAGGCTTTTAGAATTTAACTATGATTGACATTAaaacaatttaaattaatattgacAGGGGCCGCGCAAGCGCGTACCCCCTCTGTCACAAATTATAACGTCCACTCTCCCACGTGGGGAGATGGTAAACCAACGCCCTTCCTTGGTGGAATGGAAGTCGTTGATCTAGGTCACGAGTCTTTCTGATCGCCCGTCGACCCCGTCCAGGTAAGTATGTTTTGATGTTGGACACAGCTTCTGTCTTATACAGTATCGCCTGCTTGACCTTCTATCGCTGAACGCTGTGGGACTAAAAACCGCTCTCATTGAGTATCGTGAGGGATCATAGCAAAACTAAATTGCTTCGTTTTCCTCCCCACTTGCCTTTCTCCTTTGAACCGGGCAACAAAGGTTCCTCTTGGTCGATTGCGAACAGCGAGACTTCGCTAACGTACAGGTACTGCCCCCCACTCCTCTTTTATCTCCATGATTTTGCTAGGGAAGCTGTTTGTTCATGGACGACTTAGCATTTCAATTAGTTGTAAAATTTTGCCTTGGAAATTTCCAAGGTCTTTTGGGTGTCAAATGTGCAGTGCTGTCAAACTAATAATTTATACACTATCTAAATAATTAACACTTAACTTGGACGATAAAGTATTTAACCAAGTAGCTACATCGTCTCTAAACAAATCTCAAAAATGTTATCTGAATATCATTTcgtagtttttaatttataaaattaaagctACTACTGATTgaattagaaatattttgaataaaattgGCAGGGGCCGCGCAAGCGCGTACCCCCTCTATCACAAATTATGACGTCCACTCTCCCACTTGGGGAGATGGTAAACCAACGCCCCTCCTTGGTGCAATGGAGACCGTTGATTTAGGCCACGAGCTTTATTGATCGCCCGTCGACCCCGTCCAGGTAAGTATGGTTCAAGGTAGTACACCGCCTCTCTTTTATACAGTAGAGTCAGCTCTATCCCTCTAGTGTTAAACGATGT from Zingiber officinale cultivar Zhangliang chromosome 4B, Zo_v1.1, whole genome shotgun sequence includes:
- the LOC121974321 gene encoding ethanolamine-phosphate cytidylyltransferase-like, producing MGSGACAMEVVGSPRFAVACIVGGLLLALSFLPGVRLPGIRRRRKRPVRVYMDGCFDMMHYGHCNALRQARALGDQLVVGVVSDEEIKANKGPPVTPLHERMIMVGAVKWVDEVIQDAPYAITEEFMNKLFTEYQIDYIIHGDDPCLLPDGTDAYALAKKAGRYKQIKRTEGVSSTDIVGRMLLCVRERSLGGSNHSSLQRQFSHGHNQKVDDAGSAAGTRISHFLPTSRRIVQFSNGKGPGPDARIIYMDGAFDLFHAGHVEILRLARELGDFLLVGIHTDQTISATRGHHRPIMNLHERSLSVLACRYVDEVIIGAPWEISKDMITTFNISLVVHGTIAENMDFLKEDSNPYAVPMAMGIYKQLQSPLSITTSTIIKRIVANHEAYQKRNEKKEASERKYYESKSYVSGD